The following proteins are encoded in a genomic region of Montipora foliosa isolate CH-2021 chromosome 8, ASM3666993v2, whole genome shotgun sequence:
- the LOC137968698 gene encoding uncharacterized protein, giving the protein MISGTEKELNEKRDEAEAVFKRWYSNAVELSSDLVITVTLHKVQQSTNTQILISGYILNCFTFGNTQKTSVQLLGLVPSITMSHTDANIDAVSEMYSSYLPNPQTLDVEYHRWTRKWHSERTQPDALQHALEACDADIFPNIHCLLRIACTIPVTSSDNEHLKAGMFTNVVARWPGRTHDSQVFRTSDISTYLQNNHRSLDDGVLLGDSGYACSPFLMTPYTVTRNAAQEAYNDAHAKTRVVIEQTFGRWKRRFHVLHAEIRMGPEKVCVIVGAYAVLHNIAVRLHEPMEDEEVDELADVDPYHGPQQGLSLRDHICQTFFG; this is encoded by the exons ATGATATCAGGGACGGAGAAAGAGTTGAACGAAAAGAGGGACGAGGCTGAAGCTGTGTTCAAAAGATGGTACTCTAATGCTGTGGAGCTCAGTTCAGACCTAG TTATAACAGTCACACTACACAAAGTACAACAGAGTACAAATACGCAAATTCTGATCAGTGGTTATATTTTGAATTGTTTTACATTTGGTAATACTCAGAAGACGTCTGTGCAGTTACTTGGTCTAGTTCCAAGCATCACCATGTCACACACAGATGCAAACATTGATGCGGTTTCAGAGATGTACAGCTCGTACCTGCCAAACCCTCAAACTCTGGATGTCGAGTACCATCGATGGACGAGAAAGTGGCACTCAGAGAGAACCCAACCAGATGCACTTCAACATGCATTAGAG GCCTGTGATGCAGACATTTTCCCCAACATCCACTGTTTGCTGCGCATTGCATGCACTATTCCAGTGACTTCATCTGACAACGAGCACCTTAAAGCTG GTATGTTTACAAATGTTGTTGCACGCTGGCCGGGAAGAACACACGATAGTCAGGTGTTCCGTACGAGTGACATCTCCacctatttacaaaataatcatCGTTCCCTTGATGATGGCGTCCTTCTCGGGGACAGTGGCTATGCATGCAGCCCATTTTTGATGACCCCGTACACAGTAACACGAAATGCAGCACAAGAAGCCTATAACGACGCCCACGCTAAGACAAGAGTTGTTATCGAGCAGACATTCGGCAGATGGAAGAGGCGTTTTCATGTTTTACATGCAGAAATAAGAATGGGACCCGAAAAAGTTTGTGTGATTGTGGGCGCTTATGCAGTTTTGCACAATATTGCTGTGCGGCTACACGAGCCGATGGAAGATGAAGAGGTAGATGAGCTGGCAGATGTGGATCCATACCATGGACCCCAACAAGGTCTGTCATTAAGAGACCACATTTGTCAAACATTTTTTGGTTGA
- the LOC137968699 gene encoding uncharacterized protein KIAA1958-like, translating to MASRLMEADKELIELLKTESENKNTKRSTDYWKGIFEKWAETSGKEEKLESYDIPELNDALMQFYAELRKENGQDSLKVMKAALDRHLRSHNYPKSILSDTEFLSSRKVLDGKARKLREQGMGKRPNKAKSLKKEEEEILWENGQLGNQTPRSLINTMWWLLTMHFGLRGQQEHHDMMVEDFSIEKDDDGVAFITFSEGPAKTRQGGLRVKPWLATRKMFTTGEKRCPIALLKK from the coding sequence ATGGCTTCTCGTTTAATGGAAGCGGACAAGGAATTAATTGAACTTTTGAAAACagaaagtgaaaacaaaaacacaaaacgaAGCACAGACTAttggaaaggaatttttgaaaagtGGGCGGAAACTAGCGGAAAGGAGGAAAAGCTAGAAAGCTACGACATCCCAGAACTGAACGATGCACTTATGCAATTCTATGCtgagctaagaaaagaaaacggCCAAGACTCTCTAAAGGTGATGAAGGCGGCTTTAGATCGCCATTTAAGGAGCCACAATTATCCAAAGTCTATCCTAAGTGATACAGAGTTCCTGTCTTCGAGGAAAGTGTTGGACGGAAAGGCGAGAAAGCTGCGCGAACAAGGCATGGGAAAACGACCCAACAAAGCAAAAAGCCTGAAGAAGGAAGAAGAGGAGATATTATGGGAAAACGGTCAGTTAGGGAACCAAACCCCTCGCTCTTTGATAAACACCATGTGGTGGCTGCTAACAATGCATTTTGGTTTACGTGGTCAACAAGAGCACCACGACATGATGGTGGAAGATTTTTCTATCGAAAAGGATGATGATGGCGTCGCGTTCATCACTTTTTCCGAAGGCCCTGCAAAGACAAGACAAGGTGGTCTCCGAGTGAAACCTTGGCTAGCTACTCGCAAGATGTTCACCACAGGCGAGAAGAGGTGCCCCATTGCTTTGttgaagaaatga
- the LOC137968700 gene encoding uncharacterized protein: MSFDSFQALCRILSPFMAKRNTRFRAAVPIEKRVAIGLWRLGTGESYRSTSITFGVGKCTALNIVHDFIRALFHIREDYISFPTNGRELGNVMNKFELKYGLPQVTGVIDGSHVKIKAPQEDHEAYYNRKQCYSIVLQGVTDSECKFLDASAGYPGSVHDARIFRQSDLFRQISTGDIMGGTRVINNVNVRPYLIGDTAYPLRPYLMTAYHSGRLTPPQQRFNKVLTKLRVVVERAYGKLKMRWRCILKELEDDTQRVADITLACCILHNFCIIMGDDFDDSDEDESSDDDDDDGREDDDEGQEIRRALTEYLSQ, encoded by the coding sequence ATGAGCTTCGATTCCTTTCAAGCCCTTTGTCGCATTCTGTCACCATTTATGGCAAAAAGAAACACTCGCTTCCGTGCAGCGGTACCGATAGAGAAGCGTGTGGCAATTGGACTGTGGCGTCTAGGAACTGGAGAAAGTTATCGCTCTACATCTATTACGTTTGGTGTAGGAAAATGCACTGCGCTTAACATTGTTCACGATTTCATTCGTGCTCTGTTTCACATCAGAGAAGATTACATCTCTTTTCCGACCAATGGAAGGGAATTAGGAAACGTAATgaacaaatttgaattaaaatatGGCTTACCTCAGGTCACAGGCGTTATTGATGGGAGCCACGTAAAAATTAAAGCCCCTCAAGAGGATCACGAAGCATATTATAACCGAAAGCAATGTTATTCGATTGTTCTACAGGGAGTAACTGACTCAGAATGCAAGTTTTTAGACGCTAGTGCGGGGTACCCTGGAAGTGTTCATGATGCGAGGATTTTTCGTCAAAGCGATCTTTTCAGGCAAATTTCTACGGGTGATATAATGGGAGGGACTAGGGTCATCAACAATGTAAACGTAAGGCCGTATTTGATTGGGGACACTGCCTACCCCCTACGTCCTTACCTCATGACGGCCTACCACAGCGGACGCTTAACCCCACCCCAACAAAGGTTTAACAAGGTGCTTACGAAGCTACGGGTGGTTGTGGAAAGAGCTTACGGAAAATTGAAGATGCGTTGGCGATGCATTCTAAAGGAATTAGAGGATGACACTCAAAGAGTGGCAGATATCACACTAGCTTGCTGCATTTTACACAATTTCTGTATCATCATGGGAGACGATTTCGATGATTCTGATGAGGATGAAAGcagtgatgacgatgatgacgatggacGAGAAGATGATGACGAAGGTCAGGAGATAAGACGAGCCCTCACAGAATACCTCTCACAGTAG